The genomic interval aaaagtctcaaatactTGTTCACCCAAAAGGACTTGAACCTTAGGTGGATGGAGTACTTAGGAGACTATGATTATGAAATTTCTTATCATCCAGGCAATGCCAACACAATAGCAGATGCATTAAGTTGAAAAAGTCGTAATAGTTTTGCACCAGTAGCAGTTCATGAGTGGGAGATGCTTAGTGAAGTAGCTATGTTCAACTTTCAAGTTCTGGATGAAGAAAACTTAGCTTGTATACAAAGCATGGTAGCTAAAACCTACACTAATTAATGTGGTTATCGAAGTGCAGCAAAGGGATCCATAGGTAAAGATGGTTTCTACTCAAATTTCACAAGGGAAAGGCCTAGAAGGGTGGAACATACGGTTAGATGGAGGGCTGGTCCATAGAGGACGTTTGTTTGTGCCATCAGTAGATCATTGTAGAGAGCAAGTTCTACGTGAATTTCATCACTCTCGATTCGCAGTACACCCCGGAGGAACTAAAATGTACCATAACTTGTGTATGCAATATTGGTGGAGTGGAAAGAAGCGAGACACATGAGAGTTTATAGCCAAATGTCTTACTTGTCAACAAATGAAGGTTGAGCATAAAATTCCAGCTGTGTTACTTCAACCTCTTCCAGTGTTGGAGTGGAAATGGGAGCATATTACTATGGATTTTGTATCCGGATTACCAAGGTCAGTTCAGGGACATGATTATGTATGAGTAATTGTAGATCGATTAACAAAGTCTACTCATTTTCTACCCATTCGTGTGACTGATTTTGTAGAGTCCTTGAGTAAGTTATATGTATGTAATGTTGTTAGACTTCATGGTGTCCCAGTAttgattgtttctgatcgTGATTCCGATTTACATCTCAATTTTGGCAAGGTCTGCAAGATGCTTTAGGGACCCAATTATGTTTTAGCACTGCATTTCATCCACAGACAGATGGTCACTCTGAAAGGACAATCCAAATCCTTGAGGATATGCTTTATACGTGTGTTTTAGACTTTAAGGGCAGTTGGGAAGATCACTTGCCATTAGTGGAATTTGTGTATAATAATAGTTATCAGTCTAGCATTCAAATGGCTCCTTATGAAGCGTTGTATGGGCGATCTTGTAGATCTCCATTGTGTTAGGCTGAAGTTGGAGACAAGATAATGTTAGAACCTGATATGGTGCACGAAACTGCTGATCAAGTTCAGTTAATTCGATAACGACTTATTACTGCTCAAAGTCGCCTGAAAAGTTATGGTGATGTTAGAAGAACACCATTGAGTTTTGAATCAGGTGATCATGTGCTGCTAAAGGTATTACCACGTCCTAGAATAAAGAGATTTTGTCTCAAGGGAAAGTTGTCACCTCGTAACATTGGACCGTTTCAGATTTTAGATAAAGTTGGTGAAGTGGCATATCGATTGGCACTTCCCCCGCAGCTGGTTGGAGTTCATAATGTTTTCCATGTTACGATGCTTAAAGAGTATAATTCAAACCCTTCACATGTACTGAACTGGGAGGATGTCAATGTTCATGAAGAGGTTTCTTATGAGGAAGGAGCAGTATGTATTTTGGACACCAAAAACCATGTTTTGCGTAGGAAAACCATTCGTCTTGTTAAAGTCTTGTGGAGGCAACATGGGAAACATAAGCTAAAATGAGAGAATTATATCCTGAGCTTTTTAGTATACAAGGTCAGTTTTGAAATTTGAGGACAAAATTTTTAAAGGGGGTAGTTTGTGACGAGCATGACTTTAGCTGGATGTGTCATTGATTAGTTTGCTTATtctcatgttttatttcttgATTAGGATTAGCATAATTTTCTATTGGacttatttcattttatttattagtTTCTAAAGTTGTGAAAGAAAATTTGTGTTTAAGCTAAAAACTTATTTGCATGTCTTGGTAGATACAAGCATCCGGCCATAACTTTGGGTTATACACGTGCTATTTCCTTGTCCATCTCTATCACTtactgaaaggaaaaaaaaaaaggggtcAGTCTCACTTTTCTTCTCTTATGTAAAAATTTGTCTTCCCTCCTTCTACTGAATTTTCTTTGAGAATTCAGTTATCTGTCACACTCAAATCTACACCTTGCACCCAAATCTATAACGTCAAGGATTGTCAATAAAGTCCCTGCCAGGAATTCTGATTCCTTGTTCAATGGCAGCTACCTTTAGTAAGTCCACATGTCTCATCTCATCTTCTCAAATCAATTCGTTGTGTTTTAGCTCTTCTAAAAGTTGTGGGTGTGGCTCTATTTGGTTTAGGTGGTTGGGTTGCTTGAGGAGACTAGGTGTTGCGAGTAGATTTGGTGTTTCGAATAGATTGGCTTTGTGTTGCTTATTTTCTGTTGGAGAATTTAATTGGAGGTAGGGAAAATAATCTCTCCTCAGAACGGTGATTCTATTTTAATATGTGTTATGAATGTTTGATTGTAATGGTTCTTCCTCTTTTCTCTTGTACGATTGAACTGTATTGACTTGTCTGCTGGTTCAAGATGCCACTTTTGGGTATTGATGGGTTGAGAAACATCTGGAAAATTGGATTGGTTCTTTAATATTCCATCTTTACAATATCATTTCTTGTTCCTCAGATTACTAGAGTGAGTTTTTGGCTTTACTGTTAACCTTATTtctaaactggttatgtacctatataaatattttcgGATAGCAGTCATACTCCTTTATACAATGATGTGGAGTTATATATATGTCTATTAGGGCTGTTAATGGGTCGTGTCGGGTTGGGTTCGTGTCGGATCAAAGTGTCTCGCGtgttataaaatataaacCCAAACTCAACCCATTTAATAATcgtgtcaaaaatttaaactcaaactcaacctATTTATTAAACGGGTTACCCGTTTACAACCCGTTTAACTCATTTAATgaatatatttgttgttttagataagataactaactaaaacaataatcaaataaaaaaaaatctttgtaCTACCCAAAATTCTAattcaaaataagaaaaaacttACTAAacctttatatacatataatattaCCATTTTAAATAGCTTGTGTACGCGtattttatatagaatttaGTTTGACTCATTTATTAAACGTGTCATGCGGGTTCATTTCGTGTTAGCAGGTTAACCCGTCGTTGACCCGTTTATTAAATGGGTCATGGCGGGTTGATCCACCGCTGACCCGCTTTTTAATCGTGCGGGTTCAACCCGCTTTATTTTGTGCGGGTTTCGAGTCGTGTTATCGGGTCATGTCGAAATTGACAGCcctatgtctatatatattgattatgtATTTGAGTTTCACTGTAGTTCTTGACGTTTTCCCTCTCTGATGAATTCTTCTTGCCTTCTCTTGTTTAAGTGTCCAGTGAAGCACCTTATGTAATATTTATTGTATTATACAAAATTTGGAGGACTCAAGAATACTACTATGgtctatacatatatatatatatatatatatatatatgtatatacttTTCTTTCCAAAATTTTAGTTAGTGTAATGATATGTTGATATTGCGGCAAGTTTCTGTGAATACTTATTGAGTTTAAAGTTTCATAATGTTTGTTTGAAGTAAGGCAATATTCTGGCAGATTTTCCTCTTCTATGCTTCAATGAGGTTTCAAGTTATAGTCGATCGCTTTAAGGCAGTAAATAAATTATGGAAAGCATTGTTGCTTGGATTTAAATGTTTTTATTCGGTTAGGCCCGGGAAAGTTATTATGGAAGGATTGTCTCTAGGGTACAAAGACACCCAAAACCTGATCAGGATCCGTTATCTTGCAGAAGTTGCTCAGTGGTTAGCTGAGCAGGCTAGGTGATTAGCTGAGCAGTGGGCTCTAACCGGCTTGTTAAGGATTTGGTTTACAAAATTTGAAGCTCTTAATGTTTCACTTCTATTTTACAATGGGATTTACTTTATCTATCCCAATTCTTATCATGTTTGGATGATCACTGATTTTGCTACTCATTACTAACTTGCTAAATTGAACTTCAACTCATTGTTTTGCACTAATTGTGCTTGTGAACCTATTCAGTCCCCTCCTGCATTATTTTTGAAAGAATATTATTTCATCTGATTTTTACTTAACTGATCATATTTCTGAAATTATCCTCTTTGCTCATATCCACTATTTATATTCACTTCTTTCATTCTTAATATGTGCTAATTTAAAATCATTGTTATGGTGATTGTATTATCGTCCCTACTGAGCATATAAAGCTCATTCTCTATATTCTTATTGTGATTTTAGGTGAGAATAGTGAGAGTGGTTCTAGTATTTCTAATTATGTTGAGGTGCTAGTTTTTGGAGTCTTACCCTATTTGAAGTGCAAGCTTTACTGTATTTTCTTTGGCCACTACTTTGTGCTGATGTAGATAGACTACTATCCCAGGAGATGTACTTCTATTTTGTTGTGTAAAGGTTGTATATTTAGTTGAGGTATAAACCTGGAGAAATGGTATTGAAATTTGGTGGCGTTGTTTGAAAACAAGTTGTACTTCTTTGTTTTAAATAAAAGTTCACTCTTTATcttcaattattttattttgtagttTCACTGGAAACTTTGTAAAAGTCATGTACAAGAACTGATATTTGTTGCCACATTTCAATATTTCAGTTTgtaatttctttctctatGTCATTATCAagttctaaattattttcttactcttttgtaagaaaaaaaaaagtatagtTATTTTAAAAGAACTTTCTACCTATTGCTTAGCATAAATCCACCACATTAGTCATAATCCCGGTTTGGGGTGTGACAATGTAGCTGCATCACCTGGTAACTTTTTCTGCAAATTAAGAAATCTttatatggtcttaaacaatgacatcgtgcttggtttggaagattctcacagttCATACAAAGGGTCAGTTACaagcagagtaattcagaccacactttgtttctcaaacatcaacaagaaaATGTCACATCCTTGATtatctatgttgatgatatgataaTCACTGGCAATGACACTATGGAGATTGATATATTACAGAAGCAACTAGCCtctgagtttgagatgaagaacCTCGGTGagctcaagtacttcttaggcattgaggtAGGCAGGAGGAGAGAAGGAATATACTTGTGTCAAAGAAAGTATATACTCGATCTcctaacagagacatgtatgttggattgcataCCTGTTGACACCTCTATTGAGCAGAATCATCGTTTAGTagaatatccagatcaagttcctactAATCGATCTCGTTATCAGAGACTAGTTGGGCGCTTGATTTACTTGACTCATACCAGACTAGATGTTGCTTATGCAGTAAGTGTGATAAGTCAGTTCATGGATAATCCAAGTGAAAATCAGATGAATgttgttgtgagaattttaaAGTACTTGAAATCAGCTCCAGTGAGAGGAACGATGTTCTCTAAACACAATAATATTCTTGAAGTTTGTGGTTTCActgatgcagactgggctggaaatataacAGACAGAAGGTCGACATCGGGttattttacctttgtgggAGGTAATTTGGTAACATGGAAAAGCAAGAAATAGAAAGTAGTGGCACGATCTAGTGCGGAAGCTcagtacagaggtatggctcatggtTTGTGTGAGTTGCTATGGTTGAGAAACTTGCTATGTGATTTGGGTGTCAAACTAAAAACTACCATGAAATTGTATTGTAACAACCGGGCAGCAATTGATATTTCATATAATCCAGTGCAACATGATCACATTAAACATGTAAAGGTTGATCGTTactttataaaagaaaagctTGATGCAAATctcatcagttttccttttgttcctacagattagcaacttgcagatatatTGACAAATTTGTTTCTAGAAAGGCTTTTTACGACTCacttaacaagttgggcatgattgatgtgtatgcgccaatttgagggggagtgttagcacGTTTTATTCAACACAGCTACAATATTGGAAGCAACAAATCTTGATTCTACCTAACAAGATCTCTACTACATTTATGTAGTTGGTTTATATAACTTACAAAGTCTAAGTTTCATACATAACCTTACTATTGTATTTCTCTTTCACACATAGCTATAAGTTAATTGTACAGCTATAAATTTCCTTCAATTCGGAGAAGAAATCATAAGTGAATATACATGCTTAAGAGTATCATACACCATTCTGATTTCATTCTCTCTTAATCTCATAGTTTAACTTGCACTTGTCATATATTCTTAATTACGAAATACGAACCCAACAAAATGTATACTAGGCTGTCTCTGAAATGAAAACAGTGCAGGACTGCATGCATAATCCTTGGATATATTTATCCTAACTGTTGGGATTTCAAGTTTTTCAACCCTTGAATAAGATTATTAAAATCCTGGTATGATGATCCACCTACTTCAACAGCCCTCCTTGCTTGCTTTCCAAGCTCCCTAGCTTTGCTTCTCCTCAACTCTGCTTCTTCACCCACCATGATCTCACTCACAACTTTCACAATAGTTTCCTTCTTCACACTATCCCCAAAAATCATAATCCATTTCTGAGTCCCAACACTTACTCCAATCTTCAGCACTTTCGTCACCAATTTCTCATTGTAAAATTGCTCAGCAGACACAGGCCATGTCACCATAGGAAGCCCTGCAGATATTCCTTCCATTGTGGAGTTCCATCCACAATGTGTCACAAACCCACCAATACTTGGatgatcaagaatcaaaaCCTGAGGAGCCCAACCTCTGATGATCAATCCCTTTCCTTCCATCCTCTCTTCAAATCCTTCAGGCAACCACTCATCTTGGTCCTCCTCATCTTTGCCTCTCCTCACAACCCAAATGAAGTCCTGCCCTGCAGCTTCTAGAGCCATCGCAATCTCCTTGAGCTGAGTCGAGTGGAAGTTAGCCACACTCCCAAAACAGACATACACAACCGAATCCGCTTTCTTTGAATCAAGCCATTTCAAACACTCGTGCTTGTCAACTGTGgcttcttttcctctatttgaCTTCTCCTCAATCTCTCTATTGCATAGAGAAACAGGGCCGATATGCCACGCCTTCTTCCCCAACTCATTTCTGTAGTAATCTGCATAAACCGGTTCGAGCTCATAGAAACTGTTAACAATAACTCCATAGCTCTTCAACTCCGATTCTTTACGTGCTTTCATCAACTGGTTCATGCCACTTGAGTCATTGGTTTTGACAAAAGCAGGAACTTGGGAACTTGTCAATTCAATCTCACCAGGGAAATATGGGATCACAAAAGACTCAGTTTCACTTGAAACATTCTTGAAAGGCTTATGGAGCCTCATAACCTCGGAAGCACATAGAGAAAAGAAGCAAGTCCCATGAAACACCAACCTCGGAATACCAAACTTAGCAGCAGCTTCAGTTGCCCAAGGATAGAACATGTCAGCTACAAGGCAAGTCGGCTTGAACTCCTTGAGAAGCTCCTCGAGTTGTGGTTGAATCAAGCGTGCCAAATTGTTGACCAAATCCAATGAGGGTGGTAATGTGTCGACATTCTCACACCCTTTTGGCAGACCAGCTTCTTCACTTGGGAGCTCGATGGCTTTGATTTGGATCAACCCAGACGAGGATTTCCTCGATTGGGTCGACTGGGTGAATCTGGTAGCGTTTAGAGGGGTGGTGACTATGGTGACCCTGACGCCGTGTGAAGCAAAAAGCTTGGCCATGTCGGAGACTGGGATCATGTGGCCGTGAGCCAGGAACGGGAACAAGAATATGTGAACAGAGTCATGGCTTTCGCTGCCCATGTTGGATTTCAGAGCTTGAAAACGAAGAAGATGGAGCGTGTTTGTGCTTATGTTTCTATGGAGGTGAACAAGTTAATATAGGAAAAAAGAGGACCAATGCTTTAATGGTACTAGGAAGACAAAAAGATATTGTGTTCTTACGCAAATGGGGAATTCATACTGTGGAATTGTATGCATTGAATTATAATCATGTGTGGTAGATTATTTCCTAGCATAGAAAGTGAAAGCGATTATAATTCAATGCAtacaaaaaactcaaaattatgGTTCACATTGAATTCCTCATTTCGTCATGTAAAATCAATGTGAACCTTAGTGCACAAAGCATTTAGGGATGTAAAATCAATGTGACCTCACGGCTTGCATCAGAACAATAGTGATTTTTCCAGGGAATCAAATGGCATGTGACAAGGAAATAGTTTTCCAAGTAAAGAGTAGTGTGGAAAACGAATGATTTCTAAACGACTTGTGTGGTCATATTCGACGgtaaatatgatatatatatatatatatgtgtgtgtttcTAAAATTAGTTTACATTCCTAATTTTACCAAAAATATTAACTAACTAAAAAGTTATGACACTAACACATTGACTCTAGATGAATAGTTATCGTAACTCTCACCCTTGAGtttattgtgtatctttgaatttctgtttttcttataacttgtaattatataaagttggtTTTAACTGTACACCACAAAAATTTatccttttttctttgttaaataAAGTTGGTTTTAACCGTGCACCACAGTAAAATGCATTTCAAAAAccctaataaaaaataataaaacaaataaatagaaaGAAATATGCAACCCATTAGAGCAAAGACAGCGCGGGAGGCAAGACCACGGTCCCGTTAATTAGCTCATAATTTATGCAACGCGTTAGTTTTTGCCCGACTGAAACCTGGTCGATCAAGCATACTGTCAACTTTTGCCTCTTGTGTTACCCGACCAAGACTGCGGGCTCAACTTAAGTAATACAACTGAAACCCTCAATTTAACCCACTACACATATCTCTTCCCCCTTTTGACCCTGCTATTTCTTCTCGTCTTCTCTTGTTTTCAAAAAATTCTTACTTCTCAAACCCAAACCCGCAGCCCTGCTGTTTCTGCTATTTCTTAAGATCAGTATGAGTAAGGGTATTTGCATGAGTAACTCGGTATGATGGATATGTTCTATTTCAGTATTAAGTAATTTTCACCGGTCAAACATTTTAGGCTATGATCAAGATCAAGATTGTGGTCTGCATATGGGTATGATTTACAAGAGAAGAATTGGAAGAATAAAGAGCAACATGAGCAAGGGTAAATCTCTGAGGGTAAATCTGAGAAGAACAGAAATATAATATCAGAATATTATTGTGAAAAAAAGCTTGCCTTTTGGGGTGCATAAAATTGATGAAAGGCAATGGCAAAATTCCATGAATAGGAGGCAAAACCTCTCCTTTTGCCCTTGCCATTTGCCTCTTGCAGTGCATTTGCTCttataaagaaaataagaaacaaaGAGTACACAAATTTTACTATGTGCTAAAACACAATTTACTATGTGCTATCATCACACACGTTGTGTAACTCGGTATGATAATAGTCACGATAAACATAAATAATTAGTTGAGGTAATTCATTATACACCTAAAAATCAACactcattttaaaataaactcATCTCTACAACTCTTTCAATTAGGttgaatgaaaaaagaaaaagaaattatttGATATAAGAAACCAACTTACTtttgatcaaaattacttttcttGCCACTAATACAAATAACAATCATATGTTATTAAATCGCTTAATTATATCTTCCATCCAATCCATGTTGCAAATTATGTACCAAATTCCATAAATTAAGCTTActatattaatattttaatcACAAATTTGTAATTTCTAGTCTTAATTTACGTTGTTCTTAATTGACTTTATGTCTTAATTACCTTAAATATGAATTATTTATTTGAATCAATTTCATAATTATTGAGAAAATCATGGAACTTTTTAATAAAACTTATGAAAAAGTTAGGTGAAAATGAATTTTGATTTATAgaagatatgtatatataggtaGTTTTAGCCTATATGCATAAGATATCTAATTCGATATTTTTTGTAGTTAAGTTGAGGTTTTGAAAATCATCTTGTGTGTaggaaatttatttttatatttcttttcgTTTGATACCTATGTATTAGACTCCAATTTTTTATTATACCTCTTCATTAGATTTGTCATTACATTATACCTATGTTTTAGTTTGAAGGTTATATTACTCAAGCCCTACGTAATAggtaaattataaatgcaaATAACTATGAGTAAAAAACTCTCTCGATTATAATAATATacctaaaaaaaaagttaacaaAGAACAAGATCACCATGTACCTTATAATCAGATATCATTCATgcatgtaaaaatacacaaaataTGAGTTTAAAAGTGAATATGCAAAACTGTTACTCTCATGTGAGTCATTTCTTCTGTTTCTCCAACCCTGTCTTTTCTTTTAGAGTATTTCTCCGATTATCAATCAGCCCGTTGAGTCACATGAAAGAAAAACTATAGATGCTTGTCTTCTTCCCCTAATTTCTTTGAAGCAAGTAAAAGTTCTTCTCATGATTCATATGAAATGAGACTCTAAACTCTAGGTAAAATCTGATATTTTATCTGTAAACAAATTACCTACACATAGGAAATAAAAATCTATCAcaagtatatgtatatatatatatatacacacacacacacacacacatgcacCTACTTAGGGTACAAAATCAAGAAAGTCATAATGTAATTGATTATGATGCATTCAAATCGAGcaaaattttagtttaatatttaaaattcaaatttatgttgaaattaagaaaataccAAATTTTGCTTTAGTCAATCTGAAAGGTAAAAAGGTCAAGACATAAAAAgatgaataaaaataacaataatTAATGCTTATTATACATATGAATTTGGTctaaatcaaaagaaaaatagggTACGGGTTTAGTTTTAAAAAGGGGCTCCGAAATCGGGtttatctctaattttctctaatTAGAAATATCCAACAAAGAGTAAGACGAAAATTACTATGTGCTATCATCACACAAGTTGTGTAACTCGGTATGATAATGGTCATGATAAGCATAACTCAGTAGTCAGTAGTAATTGGGATTTAGCTAGGATTTCGACTAAGCATCGACAAGGTGCTTCAACTCTTCAACTAGAGAAGTTAAATCCGAGTAGGATGCGCCACCATCTTCAACAGCCCTCATTGCCTTCTCTCCAAGcttttcaactcttcttctcaTATTCACTACTTCATGACCCACCATGATTCTGGTCACAGCCTCCTCTATGGCATCCCTTCTCACACTCGCTTCTTTCTCCACATTTACATCCAAAAATGATGAAACCCGTTTTGCAGAACCCACAGGAATCCCAATCCTAAGTATCTCAGGCACCAACTTCTCATTATAAAACTGCTCGCCGAACAACGGCCACGTGATCATCGGAACCCCGGCAGACACTTCTTCTAAGATAGAGTTCCACTCACAGTGAGTCACAAATGCTACTATTGCTTCATGCTCAAGTATAAGCACTTGGGGAGCCCAATCTCTTATAATCATTCCTTTACCTTCCATTCTCTTCTCAAATCCTTCAGGCAACCACTCTTCTACGtctttcttttcattcttCAAAACCCAAATGAAGTCCTGTCCAGAAGCCTCAAGGCCTAATGCAATTTCTAGCAGCTAATAGTCAGCAAAACGGTCATGCTTCCGAATGATACATAAACAACCGAACGTGGTTTCTTTGTGAGAgaacgttaattaaaacgtctataataaaccctgtaaaatatcatcgttagtatagaataagaagggatcgttctttccggaaaattgaagggaactctaaacttttagtgttaacaaataatgaggggtttgagattgattattaactactaaaataaaacctaaattactatttacatgatcgacttcgcttaacaaacttaaaccaaatttatcattacaccacataattacaagttcgaacctatcatgcattctaattcgaccaattacatactttttagacaccaatacaattagagtcttATGGGACCATCTAATCGtgtaagatttcaattaacatttagattgacttggggcctaatctaaatttgcatgcaatcgaattcaataacacttagagtagaaatcaaacaagattacatttaagcatcaaatctttgttggagacatgtttcatgtatggtgtcacccaccatgatttcacatgcaaatttccagaatttttaccacttttaatcaacacaaatcgaacctacttagggtaTGATTCgttttgtgtcaatatggttgatgaatctagcactcaagcacaatcttagggaatgcatccaagcactaaattcatatgcacatatctgaaaattatctaaaagtatgagaaagatgattagaacacaacaatagaaatacaaactcattaattatataaaaccatcaattcggcaaagatccaaaaatccaataaaacaatctaaaaatttcgattcttaatacaaaacaataatctcacacaaacatcatactacaatatttatagacaaagtattgtaaaaaaaatcaaaaacgaacaaacccgtggagatgagttgtgagaatcacacgttgtaggaaccttggaggtgtgtcttcaatggtgatttcggtggagatggaatttgtatatgagggagaatggcttgttgttttggtgaaggatgtttgggGTACTATTTTGATAGaattttggctcttgaatgcaaaggagaagtaatgatatttgagaggtgaagccatgtatatatagaggaaagatggagggtttgaaattgcttttttcttcctataataatgtcatgctttaatcccttaaatcatggaaagctttatttcctaaaacatgccatgttttatgcctttaatgatcatcttctatttaattgttgcatgacttggctccatctttttttctttaattatctct from Argentina anserina chromosome 2, drPotAnse1.1, whole genome shotgun sequence carries:
- the LOC126782535 gene encoding UDP-glucose flavonoid 3-O-glucosyltransferase 7-like codes for the protein MAEEDKKAEIRYGHPSSPTCHFSGNSRGSALRTRCPTSSNQRISAPPPFEDTELLEIALGLEASGQDFIWVLKNEKKDVEEWLPEGFEKRMEGKGMIIRDWAPQVLILEHEAIVAFVTHCEWNSILEEVSAGVPMITWPLFGEQFYNEKLVPEILRIGIPVGSAKRVSSFLDVNVEKEASVRRDAIEEAVTRIMVGHEVVNMRRRVEKLGEKAMRAVEDGGASYSDLTSLVEELKHLVDA
- the LOC126785356 gene encoding scopoletin glucosyltransferase-like; the protein is MGSESHDSVHIFLFPFLAHGHMIPVSDMAKLFASHGVRVTIVTTPLNATRFTQSTQSRKSSSGLIQIKAIELPSEEAGLPKGCENVDTLPPSLDLVNNLARLIQPQLEELLKEFKPTCLVADMFYPWATEAAAKFGIPRLVFHGTCFFSLCASEVMRLHKPFKNVSSETESFVIPYFPGEIELTSSQVPAFVKTNDSSGMNQLMKARKESELKSYGVIVNSFYELEPVYADYYRNELGKKAWHIGPVSLCNREIEEKSNRGKEATVDKHECLKWLDSKKADSVVYVCFGSVANFHSTQLKEIAMALEAAGQDFIWVVRRGKDEEDQDEWLPEGFEERMEGKGLIIRGWAPQVLILDHPSIGGFVTHCGWNSTMEGISAGLPMVTWPVSAEQFYNEKLVTKVLKIGVSVGTQKWIMIFGDSVKKETIVKVVSEIMVGEEAELRRSKARELGKQARRAVEVGGSSYQDFNNLIQGLKNLKSQQLG